The following proteins are encoded in a genomic region of Arachis ipaensis cultivar K30076 chromosome B02, Araip1.1, whole genome shotgun sequence:
- the LOC107626496 gene encoding V-type proton ATPase subunit G: protein MASNRGQGGIQQLLAAEQEAQRIVNAAKNEKLARLKQAKEEADKEVAEYRAQLEREFQQKVSDSTGDSGANVKRLEHETEGKIHHLKTEAARISDDVVAMLLKYVTTVQN from the exons ATGGCATCAAACAGGGGTCAAGGTGGAATTCAACAATTGTTGGCTGCTGAACAAGAAGCACAAAGGATTGTAAATGCTGCTAAAAATG AAAAATTGGCAAGGTTGAAACAAGCCAAAGAAGAGGCAGACAAGGAGGTTGCAGAATACAGAGCTCAACTGGAACGTGAGTTTCAACAAAAAGTATCAGAT AGCACTGGAGATTCTGGTGCTAATGTGAAGAGGCTTGAACATGAAACTGAAGGGAAAATCCATCACCTGAAAACAGAGGCCGCAAGAATTTCTGATGATGTTGTAGCCATGCTTCTCAAGTATGTAACAACCGTGCAAAATTAG
- the LOC107626497 gene encoding serine/threonine-protein kinase-like protein CCR1 isoform X1 gives MYICGGFSLANGRMNEPTRCSFCVRVFHESNPISTMLQVSIFLHFLFLFFISATAFGTMGPISASFGKDELFCAIDASGNQNILCFGNNVTSQAPSQSNSSSSSSSSSLPYFTSVPAMSGLSGGEGFFCGILANTSQAFCWGAGKPAGDPVLVPPAYRNTAYSRIAAGKSHVCAVRGSYFADRASGSVDCWEVAQTRNNTFYAKQSLAFYDQSVSNLELNDVVSGEDFACGSVRDGGLVCWGPNSKSLQVSNVSDSFSVLASGRNAICGVSNSSGELKCWGEASSYWDLESAGRVQVVSLSAGSKHFCGIRKDSHVVECWGASDSSVVPKGYGFLAIASSDYTTCGIREDDLLLDCWVVNASKPNFDSPLELSSPGLCQKGSCGVGEFAFNVSVLNEPDLSSLCVRQDLRICSPCGSNCSRGFFLSSPCGLSNDRVCTPCSLCQNSSCWGVCGIHPTSGLHLHHLLRWVLIIGSSALGVLLILVCGLVARGRRRKGTKKQSNKSCMGKMEQEDDGDLNGLNSTPSIASCPGVPQVFRLSELKDATNGFKEFNELGRGSYGFVYKAALADGRVVAVKRANAATIIHTNNRDFEMELEILCKIRHCNIVNLVGYCAEMGERLLVYEYMPHGTLYDHLHGGLSPLNWTLRLKIAMQAAKGLEYLHRELSPPIPHRDLNTSNILLDSDWGARISDFGLITSTDKDLRGDLETDVYNFGIVLLEILSGRKACDPDFNPPDIIEWAVPLIKQGKAAAILDRCTPLPRNVEPLLRLADIAELSVRHNPADRPPLPDIASWLEQIVKDGLIL, from the exons ATGTATATATGTGGTGGCTTTTCATTGGCGAATGGAAGAATGAATGAACCTACACGATGCTC TTTTTGTGTTCGTGTCTTCCATGAATCAAACCCCATCTCAACCATGCTCCAAGTTTCAATCTTTCTCCATTTTTTGTTCTTATTCTTCATTTCTGCAACTGCCTTTGGAACCATGGGACCAATCTCTGCATCCTTCGGGAAAGACGAGCTCTTCTGCGCCATCGACGCTAGCGGCAATCAAAACATTCTATGCTTCGGAAACAACGTAACTTCACAAGCTCCATCACAATCCAATTCATCAtcatcgtcttcttcttcttcactaccTTATTTCACCAGCGTTCCTGCCATGTCAGGGCTTTCCGGGGGCGAAGGTTTTTTCTGCGGCATTTTAGCGAATACCTCACAGGCTTTTTGCTGGGGCGCCGGAAAACCTGCAGGTGATCCCGTTCTGGTGCCGCCAGCGTACCGGAACACCGCGTACTCCCGCATTGCCGCCGGAAAGTCCCACGTCTGCGCCGTCAGAGGATCCTACTTCGCCGATCGAGCTTCCGGCAGCGTGGATTGCTGGGAAGTCGCTCAGACGCGGAACAACACGTTCTACGCCAAGCAGAGCCTTGCGTTCTACGACCAATCCGTTAGCAACCTGGAGCTGAACGACGTGGTTTCCGGCGAGGATTTCGCTTGCGGGAGCGTTAGAGACGGAGGCCTCGTCTGCTGGGGTCCAAATTCGAAGAGTCTCCAAGTTTCCAACGTTTCCGATAGCTTCTCTGTTTTGGCTTCAGGAAGAAACGCGATTTGCGGAGTTTCAAACTCTTCTGGCGAGTTGAAATGCTGGGGCGAGGCGAGTTCATATTGGGATCTTGAATCAGCGGGACGGGTTCAGGTAGTTTCTCTGTCTGCAGGTTCGAAGCATTTCTGTGGGATCAGAAAAGACAGTCATGTTGtggagtgttggggtgcctcagATTCGTCCGTGGTTCCAAAAGGTTATGGCTTTTTGGCCATTGCTTCTTCGGATTACACAACTTGTGGGATCAGAGAAGATGATCTTTTGCTTGATTGTTGGGTGGTGAACGCATCAAAACCCAATTTTGACTCTCCCTTGGAGCTCTCAAGCCCTGGGCTTTGTCAAAAGGGGTCTTGCGGTGTTGGGGAGTTTGCTTTCAATGTGAGCGTTCTCAATGAGCCTGATTTGAGCAGCTTGTGTGTGAGGCAGGATTTGAGGATATGTTCACCTTGTGGCTCTAATTGCTCTCGGGGTTTCTTCTTGTCTAGTCCTTGTGGTTTGAGCAATGACAGGGTGTGCACTCCTTGTTCTCTTTGCCAGAATAGCTCTTGCTGGGGTGTTTGTGGGATCCACCCAACTTCAGGGTTGCACTTGCACCATTTGCTTCGCTGGGTCCTCATAATTGGATCTTCTGCCTTGGGAGTCCTGCTGATTTTGGTTTGTGGCTTGGTGGCGCGAGGGCGGAGGAGGAAGGGGACAAAGAAGCAATCCAACAAGTCTTGCATGGGGAAGATGGAGCAGGAGGATGATGGCGATTTGAATGGCCTTAACTCGACTCCTTCAATTGCTTCGTGTCCAGGGGTGCCTCAGGTTTTCCGGCTTTCGGAGCTGAAAGATGCTACAAATGGATTCAAAGAGTTCAATGAGCTTGGAAGGGGGAGTTATGGGTTTGTTTACAAGGCTGCTTTGGCAGACGGCAGAGTGGTTGCTGTGAAGAGGGCTAATGCAGCCACAATCATACACACCAACAACCGCGATTTCGAGATGGAGCTTGAAATCTTGTGTAAGATTAGACATTGTAATATCGTTAACCTGGTTGGTTATTGCGCGGAGATGGGGGAAAGGTTGCTTGTTTACGAGTATATGCCTCATGGAACACTTTATGATCATCTCCACGGTGGCCTTTCTCCTCTTAATTGGACCCTCAGGTTGAAGATTGCTATGCAGGCTGCCAAGGGCCTCGAGTACCTTCACAGGGAGCTTTCACCTCCCATCCCCCACAGGGATCTCAACACCTCAAACATTCTCTTGGATTCAGACTGGGGGGCTCGCATTTCGGATTTCGGACTCATCACTTCCACTGACAAGGACCTTCGTGGGGACTTGGAAACTGATGTTTATAATTTTGGAATTGTGTTGCTTGAGATTCTAAGTGGCAGGAAAGCTTGTGACCCAGATTTCAATCCTCCGGACATAATAGAGTGGGCAGTGCCTTTGATCAAACAGGGCAAGGCGGCTGCTATACTCGATCGCTGCACGCCTCTGCCCAGAAACGTTGAGCCTTTGCTTAGGCTTGCAGATATAGCTGAGCTTTCTGTCAGACACAATCCGGCAGACCGTCCGCCTCTGCCGGATATAGCATCTTGGTTGGAGCAAATCGTCAAGGACGGATTAATTTTATAG
- the LOC107626497 gene encoding serine/threonine-protein kinase-like protein CCR1 isoform X2: MKQHSFCVRVFHESNPISTMLQVSIFLHFLFLFFISATAFGTMGPISASFGKDELFCAIDASGNQNILCFGNNVTSQAPSQSNSSSSSSSSSLPYFTSVPAMSGLSGGEGFFCGILANTSQAFCWGAGKPAGDPVLVPPAYRNTAYSRIAAGKSHVCAVRGSYFADRASGSVDCWEVAQTRNNTFYAKQSLAFYDQSVSNLELNDVVSGEDFACGSVRDGGLVCWGPNSKSLQVSNVSDSFSVLASGRNAICGVSNSSGELKCWGEASSYWDLESAGRVQVVSLSAGSKHFCGIRKDSHVVECWGASDSSVVPKGYGFLAIASSDYTTCGIREDDLLLDCWVVNASKPNFDSPLELSSPGLCQKGSCGVGEFAFNVSVLNEPDLSSLCVRQDLRICSPCGSNCSRGFFLSSPCGLSNDRVCTPCSLCQNSSCWGVCGIHPTSGLHLHHLLRWVLIIGSSALGVLLILVCGLVARGRRRKGTKKQSNKSCMGKMEQEDDGDLNGLNSTPSIASCPGVPQVFRLSELKDATNGFKEFNELGRGSYGFVYKAALADGRVVAVKRANAATIIHTNNRDFEMELEILCKIRHCNIVNLVGYCAEMGERLLVYEYMPHGTLYDHLHGGLSPLNWTLRLKIAMQAAKGLEYLHRELSPPIPHRDLNTSNILLDSDWGARISDFGLITSTDKDLRGDLETDVYNFGIVLLEILSGRKACDPDFNPPDIIEWAVPLIKQGKAAAILDRCTPLPRNVEPLLRLADIAELSVRHNPADRPPLPDIASWLEQIVKDGLIL; this comes from the exons ATG AAACAACACTCTTTTTGTGTTCGTGTCTTCCATGAATCAAACCCCATCTCAACCATGCTCCAAGTTTCAATCTTTCTCCATTTTTTGTTCTTATTCTTCATTTCTGCAACTGCCTTTGGAACCATGGGACCAATCTCTGCATCCTTCGGGAAAGACGAGCTCTTCTGCGCCATCGACGCTAGCGGCAATCAAAACATTCTATGCTTCGGAAACAACGTAACTTCACAAGCTCCATCACAATCCAATTCATCAtcatcgtcttcttcttcttcactaccTTATTTCACCAGCGTTCCTGCCATGTCAGGGCTTTCCGGGGGCGAAGGTTTTTTCTGCGGCATTTTAGCGAATACCTCACAGGCTTTTTGCTGGGGCGCCGGAAAACCTGCAGGTGATCCCGTTCTGGTGCCGCCAGCGTACCGGAACACCGCGTACTCCCGCATTGCCGCCGGAAAGTCCCACGTCTGCGCCGTCAGAGGATCCTACTTCGCCGATCGAGCTTCCGGCAGCGTGGATTGCTGGGAAGTCGCTCAGACGCGGAACAACACGTTCTACGCCAAGCAGAGCCTTGCGTTCTACGACCAATCCGTTAGCAACCTGGAGCTGAACGACGTGGTTTCCGGCGAGGATTTCGCTTGCGGGAGCGTTAGAGACGGAGGCCTCGTCTGCTGGGGTCCAAATTCGAAGAGTCTCCAAGTTTCCAACGTTTCCGATAGCTTCTCTGTTTTGGCTTCAGGAAGAAACGCGATTTGCGGAGTTTCAAACTCTTCTGGCGAGTTGAAATGCTGGGGCGAGGCGAGTTCATATTGGGATCTTGAATCAGCGGGACGGGTTCAGGTAGTTTCTCTGTCTGCAGGTTCGAAGCATTTCTGTGGGATCAGAAAAGACAGTCATGTTGtggagtgttggggtgcctcagATTCGTCCGTGGTTCCAAAAGGTTATGGCTTTTTGGCCATTGCTTCTTCGGATTACACAACTTGTGGGATCAGAGAAGATGATCTTTTGCTTGATTGTTGGGTGGTGAACGCATCAAAACCCAATTTTGACTCTCCCTTGGAGCTCTCAAGCCCTGGGCTTTGTCAAAAGGGGTCTTGCGGTGTTGGGGAGTTTGCTTTCAATGTGAGCGTTCTCAATGAGCCTGATTTGAGCAGCTTGTGTGTGAGGCAGGATTTGAGGATATGTTCACCTTGTGGCTCTAATTGCTCTCGGGGTTTCTTCTTGTCTAGTCCTTGTGGTTTGAGCAATGACAGGGTGTGCACTCCTTGTTCTCTTTGCCAGAATAGCTCTTGCTGGGGTGTTTGTGGGATCCACCCAACTTCAGGGTTGCACTTGCACCATTTGCTTCGCTGGGTCCTCATAATTGGATCTTCTGCCTTGGGAGTCCTGCTGATTTTGGTTTGTGGCTTGGTGGCGCGAGGGCGGAGGAGGAAGGGGACAAAGAAGCAATCCAACAAGTCTTGCATGGGGAAGATGGAGCAGGAGGATGATGGCGATTTGAATGGCCTTAACTCGACTCCTTCAATTGCTTCGTGTCCAGGGGTGCCTCAGGTTTTCCGGCTTTCGGAGCTGAAAGATGCTACAAATGGATTCAAAGAGTTCAATGAGCTTGGAAGGGGGAGTTATGGGTTTGTTTACAAGGCTGCTTTGGCAGACGGCAGAGTGGTTGCTGTGAAGAGGGCTAATGCAGCCACAATCATACACACCAACAACCGCGATTTCGAGATGGAGCTTGAAATCTTGTGTAAGATTAGACATTGTAATATCGTTAACCTGGTTGGTTATTGCGCGGAGATGGGGGAAAGGTTGCTTGTTTACGAGTATATGCCTCATGGAACACTTTATGATCATCTCCACGGTGGCCTTTCTCCTCTTAATTGGACCCTCAGGTTGAAGATTGCTATGCAGGCTGCCAAGGGCCTCGAGTACCTTCACAGGGAGCTTTCACCTCCCATCCCCCACAGGGATCTCAACACCTCAAACATTCTCTTGGATTCAGACTGGGGGGCTCGCATTTCGGATTTCGGACTCATCACTTCCACTGACAAGGACCTTCGTGGGGACTTGGAAACTGATGTTTATAATTTTGGAATTGTGTTGCTTGAGATTCTAAGTGGCAGGAAAGCTTGTGACCCAGATTTCAATCCTCCGGACATAATAGAGTGGGCAGTGCCTTTGATCAAACAGGGCAAGGCGGCTGCTATACTCGATCGCTGCACGCCTCTGCCCAGAAACGTTGAGCCTTTGCTTAGGCTTGCAGATATAGCTGAGCTTTCTGTCAGACACAATCCGGCAGACCGTCCGCCTCTGCCGGATATAGCATCTTGGTTGGAGCAAATCGTCAAGGACGGATTAATTTTATAG